The Paenibacillus uliginis N3/975 genome has a window encoding:
- a CDS encoding glycosyltransferase family 2 protein has product MLNKKRQNVLFVVTMILMSIYLLWRMIFTLPWDQGFLNMVFGILLIVAETVTVLTTFELFFQKMQKERTQLSFPTIPPEHYPDVDVFIATHNEPVDLLYKTVNACTFMDYPDKQKVHIYLCDDGGRPEVEELARQFGVGYLGFPGNTEAKSGNLNNALSKTSSPLIATFDADMIPQHTFLMKTVPYFLLSKFIEENGQWRLRREDELDEKFKLGLVQTPQSFYNPDLFQFNLYAEQEIPNEQDFFSREVNILRNASNAVAYTGSNTVISRKAMEEIHGFPLKTITEDFETSVRLQQAGYITYATQEVQAAGLTTTTIQSMIKQRTRWARGIIQSLQNTRAIFSKKLPFWTRVTYLSSYLYWWSFFNRLIFIMAPILFALFDFQIVNTSFWEILIFWLPSYFCYSMSMRYLSSNIRNQRWSQVIDTIFMPYLIVPVFLETLGIHERKFKVTNKNKAAGRKWMSSLLYAIPHIILLLLSVAAVVRFVHGKYGLALFYSSIIIFWLIYNMIALFYALFFMIGRRAYRETERIRAQEDVTIHYKANNLHNQAQTVDVSEQGIALYVSYPIYLPQQTKISLVVKTERYEANLDAVIVYVKKDGEGWRYSAKVQPVNERDKRQYMQIIYDRKHSLPEQMNLWDTAYDDMLRNVKKRIVQPRSDKRKMPRIRLQLPIVFTNGASCTLRSFNYRFFSASGFQGDISAGALVTFYTKNNIEVILQHTGKTTAGHHEVLLSVENIDDIVERGLIDQLLDDLIHPHSESFTREG; this is encoded by the coding sequence GTGCTAAACAAAAAGCGGCAAAATGTTCTGTTTGTCGTCACGATGATCCTAATGTCTATTTATTTGCTATGGCGCATGATTTTTACGCTGCCATGGGATCAAGGTTTTTTGAACATGGTTTTCGGTATCCTGCTGATTGTGGCTGAAACGGTAACGGTGCTGACTACCTTTGAATTGTTTTTTCAGAAGATGCAAAAGGAACGTACACAGCTTAGCTTTCCAACCATTCCGCCGGAGCATTATCCAGATGTAGATGTATTCATTGCCACGCACAATGAGCCGGTCGATCTGTTGTATAAAACCGTCAATGCCTGTACGTTTATGGATTATCCGGACAAACAGAAGGTTCATATTTATTTGTGTGACGATGGAGGACGGCCTGAGGTTGAGGAGCTTGCTAGACAGTTTGGCGTCGGGTATCTTGGCTTTCCCGGAAACACGGAGGCCAAATCTGGCAACTTGAACAATGCACTGAGCAAAACCTCCTCCCCGCTCATTGCAACCTTTGATGCTGACATGATTCCGCAGCACACCTTTCTGATGAAGACCGTTCCGTATTTCCTGCTCTCCAAGTTTATAGAGGAAAATGGGCAATGGCGGCTTCGCCGAGAGGATGAATTGGATGAAAAATTTAAGCTGGGGCTGGTTCAGACCCCTCAGAGCTTCTACAATCCGGATCTATTCCAATTTAACCTTTATGCAGAGCAGGAAATTCCTAACGAGCAGGATTTCTTCTCAAGAGAGGTTAATATTTTGCGTAATGCCTCCAATGCGGTGGCTTATACAGGGAGCAATACGGTCATTTCCCGGAAAGCTATGGAGGAAATCCATGGTTTTCCGCTGAAAACGATCACCGAGGATTTTGAGACGAGCGTCCGCTTGCAGCAAGCGGGCTATATTACTTATGCAACCCAGGAGGTTCAGGCCGCCGGGCTGACCACGACAACGATCCAGAGCATGATTAAGCAGCGCACCCGCTGGGCAAGGGGCATTATTCAAAGCTTGCAGAATACCCGCGCTATCTTTTCCAAGAAGCTTCCCTTCTGGACGAGAGTTACTTACTTGAGCAGCTACTTGTACTGGTGGTCCTTTTTTAATCGGTTGATTTTCATTATGGCTCCCATTTTATTTGCGCTATTTGACTTCCAAATTGTAAATACTAGCTTTTGGGAAATTTTAATATTTTGGCTTCCGTCCTATTTTTGCTACAGTATGTCGATGCGTTATCTGTCAAGCAATATTCGAAATCAGCGCTGGAGTCAAGTCATTGATACCATATTTATGCCGTATCTGATTGTGCCTGTCTTCCTTGAAACCTTGGGCATCCATGAAAGAAAATTCAAGGTTACGAACAAAAACAAGGCCGCCGGCCGAAAATGGATGTCGTCCCTGTTGTATGCAATTCCGCATATCATCCTTCTTCTTCTTTCGGTTGCGGCAGTGGTCCGGTTTGTGCATGGCAAGTACGGCTTAGCTCTGTTCTACAGCAGTATCATCATTTTTTGGCTGATTTATAATATGATTGCATTATTTTACGCCCTATTCTTCATGATCGGCCGCCGCGCTTATCGTGAGACAGAGCGTATTCGGGCACAAGAGGATGTAACAATCCACTACAAAGCTAACAACCTGCACAATCAGGCCCAGACCGTAGATGTATCCGAGCAAGGCATTGCCCTATATGTCTCGTATCCTATTTACTTGCCGCAACAGACTAAGATCTCTTTGGTCGTGAAAACCGAGCGCTATGAGGCGAATCTCGATGCAGTCATCGTCTATGTGAAAAAGGACGGAGAGGGCTGGCGCTATTCTGCAAAGGTTCAGCCGGTCAATGAGAGGGATAAACGCCAATACATGCAAATCATTTATGACCGAAAACATTCTTTGCCAGAGCAGATGAATCTTTGGGATACGGCTTATGACGATATGCTTCGCAATGTGAAAAAGCGTATTGTCCAACCCAGATCGGATAAGAGAAAAATGCCTCGGATCCGACTTCAGCTTCCGATCGTTTTTACAAATGGTGCTAGCTGTACGCTACGCAGCTTCAATTACCGTTTCTTTTCCGCCTCTGGCTTCCAAGGCGATATTTCGGCAGGGGCTTTGGTTACTTTTTATACAAAAAATAATATTGAAGTCATTTTGCAGCATACAGGAAAAACTACAGCCGGTCATCACGAGGTGCTTCTCTCGGTTGAGAATATCGACGATATTGTGGAGCGCGGCCTTATAGATCAACTGTTGGATGATTTGATCCATCCGCATTCCGAGAGTTTCACTAGAGAGGGTTAG
- a CDS encoding ABC transporter permease, protein MRGTRKRFDVWTNISLLIFAFYILFLALPLFTMLFKSVYNGTTGDFSLAYFTKFFSKPYYLNALFNSVKVTVSVTLLAAIIATPLAYIMATVKIKGNSTIRVLILISSMSAPFIGAYSWILLLGRSGVITKFVSNTFGITMPDIYGFTGIVVVLTLQMVPLIFMYVSGALKNVDQSLMEAAESMGYKGLSKMRKVLLPLITPTLLAGGLLVFMRALADFGTPMLIGEGYKTVPVLIFNEFISEVGGDDGFAAAISVIVVLFATTIFLLQKFVSNRKSFTMSALHPIESKKKKGLGNITAHAVIYLYTLIALLPQLYVIYTSFLKSNGRIFVKGFSLQSYRDAFNNIGGVITNTFFLAIVSLVVIILLAILIAYVTVRRKNALTNTLDIFTMFPYIVPGSILGIALLITFNNKPLALSGTALIMIISFVIRRLPYTIRSSAAILHQINDGIEEAAISLGASQMKTFFKITLPMMLAGVVSGAILSWITIITELSTSIILYTGKTKTVTVAIYTEVIRGNYGVAAALSTILTVITVVSLLVFLKLSGQKEVSL, encoded by the coding sequence ATGAGGGGGACGCGCAAACGATTTGATGTCTGGACCAACATTTCGTTACTGATCTTCGCTTTCTACATTCTTTTTCTGGCCCTGCCTTTATTTACGATGTTGTTCAAAAGCGTTTACAACGGCACGACAGGCGACTTTTCACTCGCCTATTTCACAAAGTTTTTCAGTAAACCCTATTATTTAAATGCCCTGTTCAACAGTGTTAAAGTAACCGTCAGCGTAACATTACTTGCTGCCATCATCGCAACGCCGCTGGCCTATATCATGGCAACGGTTAAGATTAAAGGCAATTCAACCATTCGAGTGTTGATTCTGATCTCGTCGATGTCGGCCCCATTCATTGGAGCTTACTCCTGGATCCTGTTGTTAGGAAGAAGCGGCGTCATTACCAAATTCGTTAGTAACACATTTGGAATTACGATGCCTGATATATACGGTTTTACAGGTATAGTAGTGGTCTTAACCTTGCAGATGGTCCCTCTTATCTTCATGTATGTATCGGGGGCACTTAAGAATGTGGACCAATCGCTAATGGAAGCTGCAGAAAGCATGGGTTATAAGGGCCTCAGCAAAATGCGCAAAGTGCTGCTCCCGCTCATTACGCCAACCTTGCTTGCAGGCGGCCTGCTCGTATTCATGCGTGCACTCGCTGATTTTGGTACACCGATGCTGATTGGTGAAGGGTACAAGACAGTCCCTGTACTGATCTTTAACGAGTTCATCAGTGAGGTCGGCGGCGATGATGGCTTCGCTGCTGCGATCAGTGTCATTGTCGTTCTGTTTGCAACAACGATCTTCCTGCTTCAAAAATTCGTATCCAATCGTAAATCCTTTACGATGAGTGCGCTACATCCAATTGAATCCAAGAAGAAAAAAGGACTCGGCAACATTACGGCTCATGCCGTCATCTATCTGTATACTTTAATTGCGCTGTTGCCGCAACTATATGTCATCTATACTTCTTTCCTGAAATCAAACGGCAGAATCTTTGTAAAAGGGTTCTCGCTCCAAAGCTATCGGGATGCTTTCAATAATATTGGAGGCGTCATTACGAACACGTTCTTCCTGGCAATCGTGTCGCTTGTCGTCATCATCCTGTTAGCGATTCTGATCGCTTATGTAACGGTTCGAAGAAAGAATGCTTTAACGAACACGCTTGATATTTTCACGATGTTCCCTTATATCGTTCCCGGCTCCATTCTAGGGATTGCCTTATTGATCACGTTTAACAATAAGCCGCTGGCACTAAGCGGAACAGCCTTAATCATGATCATCTCATTCGTCATTCGGCGTCTGCCTTATACGATTCGATCGAGTGCAGCCATTCTGCATCAGATTAACGATGGTATTGAAGAAGCAGCGATCAGCCTAGGAGCTTCCCAGATGAAGACGTTCTTCAAGATTACACTTCCGATGATGCTTGCTGGCGTAGTCTCCGGTGCGATCTTAAGCTGGATTACCATCATTACCGAATTAAGTACTTCGATCATTCTTTATACAGGCAAGACGAAGACCGTAACGGTTGCCATTTATACCGAGGTCATTCGCGGAAACTATGGCGTTGCGGCAGCACTGTCCACTATCCTTACCGTGATTACGGTAGTGTCACTGCTAGTCTTCCTCAAGCTCTCTGGACAAAAAGAAGTCTCACTTTAA
- a CDS encoding ABC transporter ATP-binding protein — protein MSVTITIKDLVKKYGDATVIPELSLEIKKGEFFTLLGPSGCGKTTLLRMIAGFNSIEGGTINFNERVINQVEPGKRNIGMVFQSYAIFPHLTVKGNIAFGLENRKLSKAEISSKVDDILKVVQIEQFKDRMPKNLSGGQQQRVALARAIVIRPDVLLMDEPLSNLDAKLRVDMRNAIKDIQREVGITTVYVTHDQEEAMAVSDRIAVMKSGVIQHLGTPQEIYQRPANVFVATFIGRTNIIEGSLTREAGSYNLQIGSGYSEEISNIQVPTSNAQNTLNVKISVRPEEFIMTEDQTGLKATIVHSVFLGQNTHYFVDLESGQRVEITQESKSTQILEPGEVIYLKVKKEKINVYDAAGELNYTRGGQL, from the coding sequence ATGAGCGTAACAATAACCATTAAAGATTTAGTAAAAAAATATGGTGATGCAACCGTCATTCCTGAGTTGTCCCTGGAGATTAAGAAGGGTGAATTTTTCACCCTTCTCGGTCCTTCCGGGTGCGGCAAAACAACACTTCTGCGCATGATTGCTGGCTTTAACAGCATTGAAGGCGGAACGATTAACTTTAATGAGCGTGTCATTAATCAGGTCGAACCAGGTAAGCGAAACATCGGGATGGTGTTTCAGAGCTATGCCATCTTCCCTCACCTAACGGTTAAAGGAAATATCGCGTTCGGACTTGAGAATCGGAAATTATCCAAAGCTGAAATCAGCTCCAAAGTGGATGACATCTTGAAGGTCGTTCAAATCGAACAATTCAAAGATCGCATGCCGAAGAATTTGTCCGGTGGTCAGCAGCAGCGCGTTGCACTAGCCAGAGCGATCGTCATACGACCAGATGTCCTTCTTATGGACGAACCTCTATCCAACCTGGATGCCAAGCTTCGTGTCGACATGCGGAACGCGATTAAAGACATTCAAAGAGAAGTCGGGATTACAACCGTCTACGTAACGCACGATCAGGAAGAAGCTATGGCTGTATCCGATCGAATTGCAGTCATGAAATCAGGCGTGATTCAGCATCTCGGTACGCCACAAGAAATTTATCAACGTCCTGCGAATGTTTTCGTTGCTACCTTTATCGGACGTACCAACATTATCGAAGGAAGCTTAACGCGAGAAGCAGGCAGCTATAACCTGCAGATCGGTTCAGGCTATTCTGAAGAAATCTCTAACATTCAAGTGCCGACATCGAATGCGCAGAATACTCTTAATGTTAAAATTTCGGTTCGGCCTGAAGAGTTCATCATGACCGAGGATCAAACAGGCCTGAAAGCGACTATTGTACACAGCGTATTCTTAGGACAGAACACCCATTATTTTGTGGATTTGGAGTCCGGTCAACGTGTTGAAATCACACAGGAATCGAAATCCACACAAATACTTGAACCTGGTGAAGTCATTTATCTGAAGGTGAAAAAAGAGAAGATTAATGTTTATGATGCTGCAGGTGAATTGAACTATACAAGGGGCGGTCAACTATGA
- a CDS encoding bifunctional glycosyltransferase family 2/GtrA family protein — protein sequence MGKQKGETIILIPSLEPDERLLSYVQELREYGLMNIVIVDDGSGEEYQSIFRELSENGCILLRHTENQGKGAALKTGFQYIEQQFDEVSSVVTADSDGQHAAEDVYRLAKEAQRHPDALVLGVRNFSEGGIPPKSLLGNRITSIIFAMLYGKRLSDTQTGLRAFGPQLLAFMQGVHGSRFEYELQMLISCIQSGIPIHTLPIQVIYENGNAGTHFKAIRDSARVMSVLFSNFVRFISSSIASAAVDIGIAWFLIDFLRPMLGQHDYVRILLATVIARIISIMVNYLLNKHFVFHKEDTQGSLWRYLMLCAFVILLSSTGVYLIHTIFFMSEKIAKIVCDALLFLLSFQMQRRWVFAARRQRL from the coding sequence ATGGGGAAACAAAAGGGCGAAACTATTATCCTTATTCCATCGCTTGAACCAGACGAGAGACTATTGTCCTATGTACAGGAATTGCGAGAATACGGCCTTATGAATATTGTTATTGTGGACGACGGCTCTGGTGAGGAGTACCAGTCGATTTTTAGGGAGCTCAGTGAGAACGGTTGTATCTTGCTGCGGCATACGGAAAATCAAGGGAAGGGCGCTGCACTCAAGACTGGCTTTCAGTATATCGAACAGCAGTTTGATGAGGTTTCCTCCGTTGTAACTGCAGATTCAGACGGACAGCACGCTGCAGAGGATGTATACCGGCTTGCCAAAGAAGCGCAACGCCATCCTGACGCGCTGGTTCTAGGGGTAAGGAACTTCAGTGAGGGAGGAATACCGCCCAAGTCTTTGCTGGGCAATCGGATTACCTCCATTATTTTTGCCATGCTGTACGGCAAGCGGCTGTCAGATACCCAGACAGGGCTTCGTGCCTTCGGCCCCCAGCTGCTTGCATTTATGCAAGGCGTTCACGGCTCCCGATTTGAATACGAGCTGCAGATGCTCATCTCCTGTATCCAGTCTGGCATACCGATTCATACCCTGCCGATTCAAGTCATTTATGAAAATGGAAATGCGGGGACTCATTTTAAAGCGATCCGGGACAGCGCCCGGGTGATGAGTGTTCTGTTCTCCAATTTCGTGCGATTTATTTCCTCTTCGATTGCCAGTGCTGCAGTTGATATAGGAATCGCATGGTTTTTGATCGACTTTTTGCGGCCGATGTTGGGCCAGCATGACTATGTAAGGATTCTATTGGCCACGGTGATTGCAAGAATCATTTCCATTATGGTCAACTATTTGCTGAATAAGCACTTTGTATTCCACAAAGAGGATACCCAGGGAAGTCTATGGCGCTATTTGATGCTATGCGCGTTCGTGATCTTGCTTTCCAGTACCGGGGTATATTTGATCCATACGATTTTCTTCATGAGTGAGAAAATAGCGAAAATCGTCTGTGATGCCTTGCTGTTCCTGCTCAGTTTTCAGATGCAGCGGCGGTGGGTATTTGCAGCAAGGAGGCAGCGGCTTTAG
- a CDS encoding sensor histidine kinase: MEHKKKRNFKESTRHLFRIYTIIPFSILIVLFLAFTIINGRMNLTQKTTEAAQSISQSMAGVYQQYYEEINQMAVSPTVMNYVSTHLGSDKVYSQFYDFNNHQKVKSIFHIVNTEGIFLASSAPPDELYSNFAFGNLINRIDQRPSDTLTEMNSFRYSHDRDTSYTFGKAIVKDKQTIGYIIYQLYESDIQKVIFEQNNEIAMITDEHNTIIATTSNVTKGVLNKFSPKLDNQGHVLLNDGKYYMYSKRIPDTPIQVITLNSYKSEQYTYYTVSFFVIAASLLLWIMIQFLANKMSTRNSESIDKLIHALAQLREGNFNGYVDIQTNDEFEILGDEYNVMLDRLKDLMEKNKELLELRTIIEIKQLQSQFHPHFIFNVLETLRYAIKIDANQAQEIVMILSRLLRYSIGHDRSVQLKDDMNYVRDYLKLQQIRFNERLEYRISVAEETQDVYVPKLLLQPIIENAIKYGYRNQANVLIEIRIYPSTGKLILEVLDNGPGMSEETLQEVNQILQSQTNVTQHIGLYNVHRRLVLLYGEESGIHIDSTQGKGTCVTLTIPYEWSGYHV; encoded by the coding sequence ATGGAACATAAAAAAAAGCGTAATTTCAAGGAATCAACCCGTCACTTATTTCGAATATATACGATTATCCCGTTTTCCATTTTAATCGTACTGTTCTTGGCTTTCACCATTATTAATGGCAGAATGAACCTGACCCAAAAAACGACCGAAGCTGCCCAATCCATTAGTCAGTCCATGGCAGGCGTATATCAGCAATACTACGAAGAGATTAATCAGATGGCCGTCTCCCCTACTGTTATGAACTATGTGAGCACACATTTGGGCAGTGATAAAGTGTACTCCCAGTTTTATGATTTCAATAATCATCAGAAGGTCAAGAGTATTTTCCATATCGTCAATACGGAAGGCATCTTCCTGGCTAGTTCCGCTCCGCCAGATGAACTGTATTCCAACTTTGCTTTTGGCAATCTCATTAATCGGATTGATCAGAGGCCGAGCGACACGCTGACCGAAATGAATAGCTTCCGTTATTCGCATGATCGCGATACGAGCTATACGTTTGGCAAAGCCATCGTAAAGGACAAGCAGACGATAGGCTATATCATCTACCAACTGTACGAATCAGACATCCAAAAAGTTATTTTTGAACAAAATAATGAGATAGCCATGATCACCGATGAACATAACACCATTATTGCCACAACTAGCAATGTTACTAAAGGTGTTCTGAACAAATTCAGCCCTAAGCTCGATAATCAGGGGCATGTTTTATTGAACGATGGCAAGTACTACATGTATTCCAAGCGAATACCTGACACGCCTATTCAAGTCATTACGCTCAATTCCTACAAATCAGAGCAATACACCTACTATACGGTGTCTTTCTTTGTTATTGCTGCCAGCCTTCTGCTATGGATCATGATTCAGTTCTTGGCCAACAAAATGTCCACGCGCAATTCTGAATCGATCGATAAATTAATTCATGCTTTGGCACAGCTGCGCGAAGGGAATTTCAATGGCTATGTCGACATTCAGACGAATGACGAGTTTGAGATTCTAGGTGATGAGTACAATGTGATGCTTGATCGATTAAAGGATCTGATGGAGAAAAATAAAGAGCTGTTAGAGCTCCGCACCATTATTGAGATTAAGCAGCTGCAATCACAGTTCCATCCGCATTTTATATTCAATGTACTGGAAACACTGCGCTATGCAATTAAGATTGACGCGAATCAGGCGCAGGAAATCGTCATGATTCTATCCAGACTACTTAGATACAGCATCGGACATGATCGCAGTGTTCAGCTGAAAGATGATATGAATTATGTACGTGATTACCTGAAGTTGCAGCAAATTCGTTTCAATGAACGACTGGAGTATCGGATTTCAGTAGCGGAGGAAACCCAAGATGTATATGTCCCTAAGCTTCTGCTTCAACCGATTATCGAAAACGCTATCAAGTATGGCTATCGAAATCAAGCCAATGTGCTTATTGAGATTAGGATCTACCCATCCACAGGAAAGCTGATTCTTGAGGTTCTCGACAACGGGCCAGGCATGAGTGAAGAGACGTTGCAGGAAGTTAATCAGATTTTGCAAAGTCAGACGAACGTTACGCAGCATATCGGGCTATACAACGTTCATCGTCGTTTAGTGCTTCTATATGGTGAAGAATCCGGCATCCACATTGACAGCACGCAAGGAAAAGGCACCTGTGTGACACTTACAATTCCTTACGAATGGAGTGGATATCATGTTTAA
- the clpP gene encoding ATP-dependent Clp endopeptidase proteolytic subunit ClpP: protein MNLIPYVVEQSSRGERAYDIYSRLLQDRILFVSGEITDEVANSVISQLLYLDATDSEKDINMYINSPGGSITAGMGIYDAMQLVKADVTTLCVGMAASMGAFLLANGAKGKRLALPNSEVMIHQPLGGARGQATDIEISAKRIIRLRSKINHILAQQTGQALEKLERDTDRDNFMDAHEAKAYGLIDKVIVAQ, encoded by the coding sequence ATGAATCTAATTCCTTACGTTGTCGAACAATCCTCTAGGGGCGAAAGAGCCTACGATATTTACTCAAGGCTCTTGCAAGACCGAATCCTATTTGTGTCCGGCGAAATTACTGACGAGGTTGCAAACAGCGTTATATCACAGCTTCTTTATTTAGATGCTACTGATTCGGAGAAGGATATAAACATGTATATTAACTCGCCAGGCGGCTCAATTACTGCAGGTATGGGGATTTATGATGCAATGCAGTTAGTGAAAGCTGACGTAACAACTCTATGTGTTGGTATGGCGGCTTCAATGGGTGCTTTTTTATTGGCAAACGGAGCAAAAGGAAAACGGCTTGCACTTCCTAACAGTGAAGTCATGATTCACCAACCTCTCGGCGGAGCACGAGGTCAAGCAACGGATATAGAAATAAGCGCCAAACGTATTATTCGATTGAGAAGTAAGATAAACCACATATTGGCTCAACAAACGGGGCAAGCACTTGAGAAACTTGAAAGAGATACCGACAGAGATAACTTTATGGACGCCCACGAAGCAAAGGCATACGGGCTAATTGACAAAGTCATTGTAGCTCAATAA
- a CDS encoding response regulator transcription factor, with protein MFKVLLVEDEDMIRRGIRFSIDWLKYDCIVIEEALNGQDGYEKICKLKPDIVISDINMPIMDGISMIREGLQKHTFSSIIISGYNEFHLAKQALQLGVTEFLVKPLEDDQLVTALESAKAKVDLIRKYEIISNHPQEKEEIINSKFLEKETKTSKYVSKMIAYVQENYAKKVSIHDLVEELGLSAYYLNQKFKAETSYTFNEFLNRYRIQKSIDLLKSGDNKVYTIAQDIGFSDYKYFISIFKKYAHVTPSQYQEYFEDKNL; from the coding sequence ATGTTTAAAGTTCTGCTTGTTGAAGATGAAGATATGATTCGCAGGGGGATACGATTCAGCATTGATTGGCTTAAATACGATTGTATCGTCATTGAAGAAGCGCTTAACGGGCAAGATGGCTATGAGAAGATCTGTAAGCTTAAGCCGGATATTGTCATATCGGACATCAACATGCCGATTATGGATGGCATCTCGATGATTAGAGAGGGGCTGCAGAAGCATACCTTCAGCAGCATTATTATTTCAGGCTATAATGAATTTCATCTCGCCAAGCAAGCACTCCAGTTAGGCGTAACTGAATTTTTAGTGAAGCCATTAGAGGATGATCAGTTGGTTACAGCACTGGAATCTGCCAAAGCAAAAGTGGATTTAATACGCAAATATGAAATCATCTCTAATCATCCGCAAGAAAAAGAAGAGATTATTAACAGCAAATTTTTAGAGAAAGAAACAAAAACATCTAAATACGTATCCAAAATGATCGCCTATGTACAGGAGAACTATGCAAAGAAAGTCAGCATCCATGACCTCGTTGAGGAGCTTGGCTTAAGCGCCTATTACTTGAACCAAAAATTCAAGGCAGAGACAAGCTATACGTTCAATGAGTTTCTCAACCGCTATCGCATCCAAAAATCGATAGATTTACTGAAATCAGGGGATAACAAGGTATATACAATCGCTCAAGATATCGGCTTTAGTGACTACAAGTACTTTATTAGTATCTTCAAAAAGTACGCCCACGTTACGCCAAGCCAATATCAAGAGTATTTCGAGGACAAGAACTTATAG
- a CDS encoding MerR family transcriptional regulator, producing MNSYTAKQIAEVLQQDDPRMNLRTVRYYTQIGMVPPLELVGNKRVYTDNHIHYFRAIITLSRTGETLASIQETLKKLSLEDIEKISQQMTLYEPSRIIENETLKITDDVIITISPRISAELKQKVIDSVSQALRGENQ from the coding sequence ATGAATAGCTATACCGCTAAACAAATAGCAGAAGTTCTCCAACAAGACGACCCACGCATGAATTTGCGAACAGTAAGGTATTACACGCAGATTGGTATGGTACCGCCCCTTGAATTAGTCGGTAATAAGAGGGTTTACACGGATAATCACATTCACTACTTTCGCGCTATTATCACCTTATCAAGAACTGGCGAAACATTGGCCTCCATTCAGGAAACATTGAAGAAACTTTCCTTGGAGGATATTGAAAAAATCAGTCAACAAATGACACTGTATGAACCTAGCCGAATTATTGAAAACGAAACACTGAAAATAACGGATGATGTCATAATAACGATAAGCCCTCGGATTTCTGCAGAATTAAAACAAAAAGTTATTGATTCGGTATCTCAGGCATTGAGGGGTGAAAATCAATGA
- the rsgA gene encoding ribosome small subunit-dependent GTPase A: MKSLQSMGWDSFFFEQLIPSKHNKYIPAKVVSQHNDRYHLVSEQGDFTAKVTGKFRFKANHLRDYPVVGDFVLAEHIEESNHALIHMVLQRKNCFSRKAPISGGRKMKNGVIEGGITEEQVIVSNIDTVFIMCGMDGNFNISRIERYMTLAKHQRLEIVILLNKIDLCDKPEEYLSQVNEIAGGSLVLPISAANKIGFDPILNYMVEGKTIVFLGSSGVGKSTLLNSLLEQEVQTTNQTSNYSGKGKHTTTHRQLFFHHSGCMIVDTPGMKELQLWAENGDLDSVFTDVVDIVAQCKFSNCTHRTEPDCAVQSAIDSGVISRERYERYLTQQRELSRLKEKKKEYMQKYSKRSKR; encoded by the coding sequence ATGAAATCATTGCAGTCAATGGGCTGGGATTCATTCTTTTTTGAACAATTGATACCGTCTAAACATAACAAATATATACCGGCAAAGGTTGTATCTCAGCATAATGATCGATACCATCTTGTTTCGGAGCAAGGGGATTTCACAGCGAAGGTTACAGGTAAATTTCGTTTTAAAGCAAATCACCTTAGAGATTATCCTGTAGTTGGAGATTTTGTGCTGGCAGAGCACATTGAAGAGTCAAACCATGCCTTGATTCATATGGTTCTACAAAGGAAAAATTGTTTCTCAAGGAAAGCCCCGATATCTGGGGGGAGAAAAATGAAGAACGGTGTTATTGAAGGTGGTATAACCGAGGAACAGGTAATCGTATCCAACATTGATACAGTATTTATTATGTGCGGGATGGACGGAAACTTTAACATATCAAGAATTGAACGATATATGACGCTTGCTAAGCATCAAAGGCTAGAAATAGTCATTCTGCTCAACAAGATTGACTTGTGCGACAAGCCCGAAGAGTATTTGTCTCAGGTAAATGAAATAGCTGGTGGTTCACTTGTGTTGCCAATAAGTGCCGCTAACAAAATTGGATTTGATCCAATTTTGAATTACATGGTCGAAGGCAAAACGATTGTATTTCTCGGGTCGTCAGGCGTTGGGAAATCTACCTTGCTTAATTCCCTTCTTGAACAGGAAGTGCAGACAACAAATCAAACAAGTAATTATTCTGGTAAGGGCAAGCATACAACAACTCACAGACAGTTGTTCTTTCATCACTCGGGATGTATGATCGTGGATACTCCGGGTATGAAAGAACTGCAATTGTGGGCAGAGAACGGTGATCTTGATTCGGTATTTACAGATGTCGTGGATATTGTCGCCCAATGTAAATTCTCGAATTGTACTCACAGAACAGAGCCGGATTGTGCGGTTCAATCAGCTATTGATAGCGGAGTGATATCACGGGAGCGTTATGAACGCTATCTAACTCAACAAAGGGAATTGAGCCGATTGAAGGAAAAGAAAAAAGAATACATGCAGAAGTATAGCAAGAGAAGTAAGCGCTGA